The DNA segment TTTCATTTTTCTTGAGTAGTGAATAAAGGCGACTTCTGCCAAGACCGGTGACCTGACAAGCTGCTCTGATATCCCAGTGAGCATATTGCATTACATCTTGCAGATACTGTTTTTCTAATGCCGCTAAAGCTTCCTGTTTGAACTCCTTATACGGAAGGGGTTCCTTTATAGAAGCTGAAGATCTCAGGCTACGATCCTCGGCTGATGCTGAGAGGTAATCATCAACTTGTTCTATTGATGAAAATTTTGATTGAAGCACCGCCATGCGAATACGTTCCGGCAAATGTCTTGGAAACAAATCCGGTTCCTGTATTGCCGCAACAAAAGCACTTTCTATTGAATTATAAAGCTCTCGCACATTGCCAGTCCATTCATACAGGCACAACATATCTACAAGCTCAGATGCAACTCTTTTCGGCTTGCAGTTGTATCTTGCAGCGATCTTTTTATTGAAAAAGTCAACCAGCTCAGAAATATCCTCTTTTCTTTCACGCAGGGGGGGCAATGATAACGTCATGGTTTGCAAACGGTAAAGCAAATCTCTTCTAAAGCGTCCATCTTCTACCATGGAGTCGAGACTTCTGTTGGTGGCAGCAACCAGTCTAAAATTACTGTATACCTCATCTTTACCGCCTACAGGACGAAAACATTTTTCTTGCAGTACCCGAAGAAACTTTCGCTGACTTTCAAGTGGTAATTCACCAATTTCATCAAGAAATAGTGTTCCTCCATCAGCCTCTCGAACCAGTCCATTACTTGCCTTCTCAGCTCCGGTAAATGCTCCACGAACATGCCCGAACAGTGTACTTTCAATCAGATTATCTGGGATGGCAGCGCAATCAACTGTAATAAAACATGAGTTTGCTCGTGAACTGTTTTCATGCAAAGCTCTTGCAAAAAGTTCCTTTCCTGTTCCTGTTTCACCCGTCAGAAGAACTGCAGCATCGCTTTGAGCTGCTTTGCGCATTTTCCGTAACGCAGATTTAACGGCAAAACTGCTTCCAACTATTCCGGACCTGTTCAACTCTTTTGCTCCGTTGGCGGAAGCAGCAAGATTATCCCTATATTGAAGTACAC comes from the Halodesulfovibrio marinisediminis DSM 17456 genome and includes:
- a CDS encoding sigma-54-dependent transcriptional regulator, producing the protein MAHVLIVDDDIPTCQFLSELILTIGHTAEVAHSLTDGIEKGLAANFDVVFLDVKLPDGSGLDLLPRLRDLSLPPEVVIMTGQGDPGGVELAIRNGAWDYLQKPLSPKKFLLPLKRVLQYRDNLAASANGAKELNRSGIVGSSFAVKSALRKMRKAAQSDAAVLLTGETGTGKELFARALHENSSRANSCFITVDCAAIPDNLIESTLFGHVRGAFTGAEKASNGLVREADGGTLFLDEIGELPLESQRKFLRVLQEKCFRPVGGKDEVYSNFRLVAATNRSLDSMVEDGRFRRDLLYRLQTMTLSLPPLRERKEDISELVDFFNKKIAARYNCKPKRVASELVDMLCLYEWTGNVRELYNSIESAFVAAIQEPDLFPRHLPERIRMAVLQSKFSSIEQVDDYLSASAEDRSLRSSASIKEPLPYKEFKQEALAALEKQYLQDVMQYAHWDIRAACQVTGLGRSRLYSLLKKNEISR